From a region of the Streptococcus ruminantium genome:
- a CDS encoding helix-turn-helix domain-containing protein — MKWDFGTVLKEIRKSKGLSQREVCGDALSRTTLSKIENNKEYPTIAHFAHILRQLDMTYAEFDYICHAYQPSERSNLINKFEKLGGKYMTNGVLEEFLIAIQAYLKKYDDIRVQRMNQQLRLTLSICQYGDSETTRKLSQELWQELEKCDTWYLADFRKLNLVLPFLPLKQLEGFVNKVLSSLKKYKDFKEIQTSQFVLLANLSTVLIKNDHIIDCKRIIEIAYQIAQESMRIDYIGFANVRMGILRHDKKMVDKGLAILQAAEMVDMAEKMELEVNEYWGRFA, encoded by the coding sequence ATGAAATGGGATTTTGGTACGGTTTTAAAAGAAATCAGGAAGTCAAAAGGTTTGAGTCAGCGAGAGGTTTGCGGAGATGCTTTATCAAGAACAACTCTTTCAAAGATTGAAAATAACAAGGAATATCCCACGATTGCTCACTTTGCCCATATCCTTCGTCAATTGGATATGACTTATGCAGAGTTTGATTATATCTGTCATGCCTATCAGCCTTCCGAGCGATCCAATCTGATAAACAAATTTGAAAAGCTAGGTGGCAAATATATGACAAATGGAGTGTTGGAAGAATTTTTGATAGCCATCCAGGCCTATCTAAAAAAATATGATGATATTCGTGTACAACGAATGAATCAACAGCTTCGACTAACCTTATCCATCTGTCAGTATGGCGATAGCGAAACAACTAGAAAACTGTCTCAAGAACTGTGGCAAGAGCTAGAAAAATGCGATACATGGTATCTAGCGGACTTTCGGAAATTAAATCTAGTTCTTCCTTTTCTTCCACTTAAACAGCTAGAAGGGTTTGTTAATAAGGTCTTGTCATCCTTGAAAAAATATAAAGATTTTAAGGAAATACAAACAAGTCAGTTTGTACTTTTAGCAAATTTATCTACAGTGCTTATCAAAAATGACCATATTATAGACTGTAAGCGAATAATTGAAATTGCCTACCAGATTGCTCAGGAAAGCATGCGAATCGACTATATAGGCTTTGCCAATGTTCGTATGGGAATTTTGCGACACGACAAAAAGATGGTGGACAAGGGACTTGCTATTCTTCAAGCAGCAGAAATGGTGGATATGGCGGAAAAAATGGAGCTAGAAGTAAATGAATATTGGGGTAGGTTTGCCTGA
- a CDS encoding TIGR00266 family protein → MSDNRMRYTIDSNMQFPLVEIALEAGESAYIQQGSMVYHTPSVTLNTKLNARGRSGFGKLVGAIGRSMVSGESMFITQAVSDSDDGKIALAPSTPGQVIALELGAEQYRLNDGAFLALDGSAQYKMERQSVGKALFGGQGGLFVMTTEGRGTLLANAFGSIKKLTLDGGSITIDNAHVVAWSRDLDYNIHMENGFLHSIGTGEGIVNTFTGYGEIYVQSLNIETFARVVSHHISTNSGS, encoded by the coding sequence ATGTCAGATAATCGCATGAGATATACCATTGATAGCAATATGCAGTTTCCTCTGGTAGAAATTGCTTTGGAAGCTGGAGAATCAGCTTATATACAACAGGGAAGCATGGTCTATCATACACCGAGTGTCACCTTGAATACGAAACTCAATGCACGTGGACGTTCTGGTTTTGGTAAACTTGTGGGAGCGATTGGTCGCTCTATGGTATCTGGTGAGTCCATGTTTATTACACAAGCTGTGTCTGATAGTGATGATGGAAAGATTGCTCTTGCTCCCTCTACTCCGGGTCAAGTAATTGCTTTGGAGCTTGGTGCGGAGCAATACAGACTCAATGATGGTGCCTTTCTTGCCCTAGATGGTTCTGCTCAATACAAAATGGAGCGCCAGAGTGTTGGGAAAGCCCTCTTTGGTGGTCAAGGTGGTCTCTTTGTTATGACAACTGAAGGTCGTGGTACGCTTTTAGCCAACGCATTTGGTTCTATTAAAAAGCTGACACTGGATGGTGGAAGTATTACAATTGATAATGCTCATGTTGTTGCTTGGAGTCGTGATTTAGACTACAATATTCACATGGAAAATGGCTTCCTTCATTCTATCGGTACTGGTGAAGGGATTGTCAATACCTTCACTGGTTATGGCGAGATCTATGTACAGAGTCTGAATATCGAAACCTTTGCGCGTGTTGTTAGCCATCATATTTCAACCAATTCGGGTTCGTAG
- a CDS encoding dUTP diphosphatase, translated as MKIRGFELVSQFTDENLLPKRETAHAAGYDLKAAETICLEPGEIKLVPTGVKAYMQENEVLYLYDRSSNPRKKGLVLINSVGVIDGDYYGNAANEGHIFAQMRNITDETVVIEAGERIVQAVFAPFLLADGDEADGVRTGGFGSTGK; from the coding sequence ATGAAAATTCGTGGTTTTGAACTGGTCAGTCAGTTTACAGATGAAAACTTATTGCCAAAACGAGAAACAGCTCATGCAGCAGGCTATGACCTGAAAGCAGCCGAGACCATCTGTTTGGAACCAGGCGAGATTAAGTTGGTACCAACGGGAGTCAAAGCTTATATGCAGGAAAACGAGGTTCTTTACCTTTATGACCGTTCGTCTAATCCTCGTAAGAAGGGCTTGGTCTTAATCAACTCAGTTGGAGTTATTGACGGTGATTATTATGGCAATGCTGCCAATGAAGGTCATATCTTTGCTCAAATGCGCAATATCACCGATGAAACAGTTGTGATAGAGGCTGGTGAGCGAATTGTACAGGCTGTCTTTGCTCCTTTCTTGCTAGCCGATGGTGATGAAGCAGATGGAGTTCGTACGGGTGGTTTTGGTTCTACAGGGAAGTAG
- a CDS encoding ABC transporter ATP-binding protein/permease — MGKNSMIKLLNICKKYRDKSIFNSLSLDIEGKNKIFSLIGESGSGKTTLFNILFGLDQDYEGEYILFGTNAKEYSANEWATLRESEIGLVFQDYKLLEDFTVFENLQLGSNAKEVEIESIMNDLDISELGSSYISELSGGQKQRVALARAAIKNPRILLLDEPTGNLDGLTSSRVFEYLKKLSKKGILIFYITHDKELANLADVIYELDGKAVKTIKDSGDISGEYEEETEKSRIPFKFVMRYVKSKFLRTLKKQLFLGIPMMVIIFLFIMGFTAYRSASTLNFEKIFNGISDKVIVMSTQQLNTETIEEYNKKNIQSPYDGARIGFSDSDIKTIREIDGVDDVVLYRHGVNSNYNKGFNSLSLTYSEKDFSNTLRKFNYGWNKVSNVSFSMRKLNVPKSYMKDYNYANIVLVAGSYPEDNTEEILVPDTFVLQQMNNEDFQNVIGKEVSLNTINIYSNDVKKEVMRISGVYQTKYQNTLSSEYVIYSSYFEESSLEHFLKPESYEHHKTILSLTPETSAASQGIISSYEQYVKSVGTGKDGVVIKISGNLKTVTKELEKIFPKYQLTSQYEIQSGSLSNIYHQLVKNLIMGSTVISLVMGLIIAFLNKGHVNNRSKELAILYSLGYKRFHIFSIIFFDNMILFSLSFVGAIVMVFLAHWLYLSKTTYFSYFTTLWTFSNMAFLFVLVFIMMLISDFWGLRTVKQEQLRKYLNE, encoded by the coding sequence ATGGGAAAAAACAGTATGATAAAACTTTTAAATATTTGTAAAAAATATAGGGATAAGTCCATTTTTAACTCCCTCAGTTTAGATATTGAGGGGAAAAATAAGATTTTTTCCTTGATCGGGGAAAGTGGATCAGGTAAAACAACTCTATTTAATATATTATTTGGATTAGACCAAGACTATGAAGGGGAGTATATATTATTTGGCACGAATGCAAAAGAGTATAGTGCAAACGAATGGGCAACTCTTAGAGAGTCAGAAATAGGTCTCGTATTTCAGGACTACAAACTCTTAGAGGATTTTACAGTTTTTGAAAATTTGCAGCTAGGGAGCAATGCTAAAGAAGTGGAGATTGAATCCATAATGAATGATTTGGATATCTCCGAACTCGGATCAAGTTACATTTCTGAATTGAGTGGAGGTCAAAAACAAAGAGTTGCGTTAGCACGTGCCGCGATAAAGAACCCGAGAATATTGCTATTAGACGAGCCTACTGGAAATCTGGATGGACTAACAAGTAGCCGAGTGTTCGAATATTTGAAAAAATTAAGTAAAAAAGGTATCTTGATTTTTTATATAACTCATGATAAAGAACTGGCTAATTTAGCGGATGTTATATATGAATTAGATGGAAAGGCTGTGAAAACAATAAAAGACAGTGGCGATATATCTGGAGAATATGAAGAGGAAACTGAAAAAAGTAGAATCCCATTTAAATTTGTAATGCGGTATGTTAAAAGCAAATTTTTACGAACCCTCAAAAAACAACTTTTTCTTGGAATTCCTATGATGGTTATCATTTTTCTTTTTATTATGGGGTTCACAGCATATAGATCTGCTTCAACGCTTAATTTTGAAAAAATTTTTAATGGAATTAGTGATAAAGTAATTGTAATGTCAACCCAACAGCTTAATACTGAGACGATAGAAGAATACAATAAAAAGAATATTCAAAGTCCTTATGATGGGGCAAGGATAGGATTTTCAGACAGTGATATCAAAACGATTAGAGAGATTGATGGAGTTGATGATGTGGTTCTATATAGACATGGTGTTAACTCAAATTATAATAAAGGTTTCAATAGCTTATCTTTAACCTACTCTGAGAAAGATTTTTCCAATACTTTAAGAAAATTTAATTATGGATGGAACAAAGTCTCCAACGTTTCGTTTAGCATGCGTAAACTTAATGTGCCAAAGAGTTACATGAAAGACTATAATTATGCCAATATCGTCTTAGTAGCAGGTTCGTATCCTGAAGATAATACTGAAGAAATCCTTGTTCCGGATACTTTTGTACTGCAACAAATGAACAATGAGGATTTTCAGAACGTGATTGGAAAAGAGGTTAGCTTAAATACTATAAATATTTACTCCAATGATGTAAAAAAAGAAGTTATGAGAATTAGTGGTGTTTACCAGACTAAATATCAAAATACGCTGAGTTCGGAATATGTCATTTACTCAAGCTATTTTGAAGAATCTAGTCTCGAACATTTTCTAAAGCCTGAATCATATGAACATCATAAAACAATATTGTCACTCACCCCTGAAACATCTGCGGCAAGCCAAGGGATTATCAGTAGCTATGAGCAGTATGTAAAATCTGTCGGTACCGGAAAGGATGGAGTAGTTATAAAAATATCAGGAAATTTGAAGACAGTAACAAAAGAGTTAGAAAAAATATTTCCAAAATATCAACTTACTTCTCAATACGAAATTCAATCAGGATCATTAAGTAATATATACCATCAATTAGTAAAAAATCTCATTATGGGTTCTACGGTAATATCGTTGGTTATGGGATTGATAATAGCTTTTTTAAATAAGGGGCATGTAAATAATAGGTCAAAAGAACTAGCTATTTTGTACAGCTTGGGATACAAAAGGTTTCATATATTCTCAATAATTTTCTTTGATAACATGATTTTGTTTTCTTTGTCTTTTGTTGGAGCGATTGTAATGGTCTTTTTAGCGCATTGGCTTTATTTGAGTAAAACGACATATTTCTCTTATTTTACGACTTTATGGACATTCTCTAATATGGCCTTTCTATTTGTTTTGGTATTTATAATGATGCTAATCTCTGATTTTTGGGGATTGAGAACAGTTAAGCAAGAACAACTTAGGAAGTACTTGAATGAATAA
- a CDS encoding LiaF transmembrane domain-containing protein, which produces MRKMFLGVGFILLALYLLFKDRLLLPDLGMSLWTLLLVLGFGYGTVQNIYRRNYISAYVCGIIAFVLLEKHYNWLNISTGTIVIAAVLAGLGLNMIFKPRHKIYGFESGESTRNTIEGCFFQNHGPDTVFTNATRYINEGNLTNVSGDTVFSGVSIYFVNANMLGDVATYSGDAVFSNVKLYVPKNWNIEFRGDKVFSSIKNHSVENTAEKTLVITGDYVFSQLEIFYV; this is translated from the coding sequence ATGAGAAAAATGTTTTTAGGGGTAGGATTTATCCTTTTGGCTCTTTATCTTCTGTTCAAGGATAGGTTATTACTGCCAGATTTGGGAATGTCTCTTTGGACCTTGCTCTTGGTTTTGGGGTTCGGCTATGGAACTGTTCAAAATATTTATCGTCGTAACTATATCAGTGCCTATGTTTGCGGTATCATTGCTTTTGTTCTTTTGGAAAAGCATTACAACTGGCTCAATATTAGTACAGGAACCATAGTTATAGCAGCGGTTTTAGCTGGTCTTGGTCTCAACATGATCTTTAAACCTCGTCACAAGATATATGGTTTTGAATCTGGTGAGAGTACGAGAAATACTATTGAAGGATGTTTTTTCCAGAATCACGGACCAGATACTGTCTTTACCAATGCAACTCGCTATATTAATGAAGGTAATTTGACCAATGTCAGTGGTGATACGGTCTTTTCTGGAGTTTCTATCTATTTTGTTAATGCTAATATGTTAGGTGATGTCGCAACCTACTCAGGTGATGCTGTTTTTTCCAACGTCAAGTTATATGTTCCCAAAAACTGGAATATTGAATTTAGAGGGGATAAAGTTTTCAGCAGTATCAAGAATCATTCAGTTGAAAATACGGCAGAAAAAACCTTGGTCATTACAGGGGATTACGTTTTTAGCCAGTTAGAGATTTTCTATGTCTGA
- a CDS encoding LytTR family DNA-binding domain-containing protein, with product MKIKIELDDGLDDLEVVIRASHLSVEVEQIQQALAQVSRPKMIFYKGGSEYFLDLTDVLFFETDGTKIFAHSRDNAYEVKLKLYELEECLPFYFCRISKSSIANIRSIYSLEKSFSGTSTIHFYDTVKQIHVSRHYYQLLKEKLREMR from the coding sequence ATGAAAATTAAGATTGAGTTGGACGATGGTTTGGATGATCTTGAGGTTGTCATTCGAGCTAGTCACTTATCTGTTGAGGTTGAACAAATCCAGCAGGCTTTAGCTCAGGTTAGTCGCCCGAAAATGATTTTCTATAAGGGAGGGAGTGAATATTTTCTCGATTTAACGGATGTCCTCTTTTTTGAAACAGATGGGACAAAGATTTTTGCTCATAGTCGGGACAATGCTTACGAGGTCAAGTTGAAACTCTATGAATTGGAAGAGTGTTTGCCGTTTTATTTTTGTCGAATTTCCAAATCAAGCATTGCCAATATACGTTCCATCTATTCGCTGGAAAAATCCTTTTCAGGAACTAGTACTATTCACTTTTATGATACAGTCAAACAAATCCATGTATCGCGTCATTATTATCAATTATTAAAAGAAAAGCTCAGAGAAATGAGGTAA
- a CDS encoding NUDIX hydrolase, whose amino-acid sequence MEIWNAYTADGRLTDQILTRGKAIPKNIYHLVVECIIRHTDGSILFMKRSNLKLSYPDYFEATAGGSALAGEIAEQAILREVYEETGIILTINQLHHHTHFVAHDDQCLFHCYWAETDGDKSTIRLQAGETSDFVWVNQKDLKDFLEKELVIPRQKVYVEKLFL is encoded by the coding sequence ATGGAAATTTGGAATGCCTACACAGCAGATGGTCGACTGACTGATCAGATTCTAACGCGTGGAAAAGCCATTCCCAAGAACATCTATCATCTGGTTGTCGAGTGTATCATCCGCCACACTGACGGTAGTATCCTCTTTATGAAACGCTCCAATCTCAAACTTTCTTATCCTGATTATTTTGAAGCAACAGCAGGAGGTTCAGCTTTAGCTGGAGAAATAGCAGAGCAGGCCATCCTGCGAGAGGTCTACGAAGAAACGGGAATTATTCTTACAATCAATCAGCTTCACCACCATACACATTTTGTTGCCCATGACGACCAGTGTCTCTTTCACTGCTATTGGGCTGAAACGGATGGGGACAAATCCACAATCCGCCTCCAAGCAGGAGAAACTAGTGATTTTGTCTGGGTCAACCAAAAAGATTTGAAAGATTTTCTAGAAAAAGAGCTTGTTATTCCTAGACAGAAAGTATATGTAGAAAAATTATTCTTATAA
- the radA gene encoding DNA repair protein RadA, whose amino-acid sequence MIAKKKTTFVCQSCEYHSPKYLGRCPNCGSWSSFVEEVAVTEVKNERVSLTGEKTRPMKLNEVSSIQVSRTKTSMEEFNRVLGGGVVPGSLVLIGGDPGIGKSTLLLQVSTQLSTIGTVLYVSGEESAQQIKLRAERLGDIDSEFYLYAETNMQSIRKEIEKIKPDFLIIDSIQTIMSPDISSVQGSVSQVREVTNELMQMAKTNNIATFIVGHMTKEGTLAGPRTLEHMVDTVLYFEGERQHTFRILRAVKNRFGSTNEIGIFEMQSQGLVEVLNPSEVFLEERLDGATGSAIVVTMEGTRPILAEVQALVTPTMFGNAKRTTTGLDFNRASLIMAVLEKRAGLLLQNQDAYLKSAGGVKLDEPAIDLAVAVALASSYKDKPTNPQECFIGEIGLTGEIRRVNRIEQRINEAAKLGFTKVYAPKNSLTGIKVPKEIMAVGVTTIGEVLQKVFN is encoded by the coding sequence ATCATCGCTAAGAAAAAAACAACCTTTGTCTGTCAGTCCTGCGAATACCACTCGCCCAAATACCTAGGGCGCTGTCCCAACTGTGGTTCTTGGTCGTCCTTTGTAGAGGAAGTGGCAGTTACAGAAGTTAAGAATGAGCGAGTTAGTTTGACAGGCGAGAAGACCCGACCAATGAAGCTAAATGAAGTTTCCTCTATCCAAGTGTCTCGTACAAAGACTAGTATGGAAGAGTTCAATCGCGTTCTGGGAGGAGGTGTAGTGCCAGGGAGTTTGGTTCTTATTGGTGGAGATCCGGGTATAGGCAAGTCCACCTTGCTCTTGCAGGTTTCAACTCAGCTATCAACTATTGGTACTGTTCTTTATGTATCAGGAGAAGAGTCTGCCCAACAAATCAAGCTACGAGCAGAGCGCTTAGGCGATATTGACAGCGAGTTTTATCTCTATGCAGAGACCAATATGCAGAGTATCCGCAAGGAGATTGAAAAAATCAAGCCGGATTTTTTGATTATTGATTCTATTCAGACGATTATGAGTCCGGATATTTCTAGCGTGCAGGGATCAGTCAGTCAGGTGCGTGAAGTGACCAATGAGCTCATGCAGATGGCCAAGACCAATAATATCGCAACCTTTATTGTCGGTCACATGACCAAGGAAGGAACTCTTGCAGGACCGCGTACTCTAGAACACATGGTAGATACGGTGCTTTATTTTGAGGGAGAGCGCCAGCATACCTTCCGCATCTTGCGAGCGGTCAAAAATCGTTTTGGATCAACCAATGAGATCGGAATTTTTGAAATGCAGTCTCAGGGCTTGGTAGAGGTTCTCAATCCTAGCGAAGTCTTTTTGGAAGAACGTTTGGATGGAGCGACAGGTTCTGCCATTGTTGTTACCATGGAGGGAACCAGACCTATCTTAGCAGAAGTACAAGCCTTGGTGACTCCGACCATGTTTGGTAATGCTAAGCGGACGACAACAGGACTAGACTTCAATCGGGCGAGCTTAATTATGGCAGTTTTGGAAAAAAGGGCAGGTCTGCTTTTACAAAATCAAGATGCTTACCTAAAATCAGCAGGTGGTGTCAAGTTAGATGAGCCGGCGATTGATCTTGCGGTAGCAGTTGCCCTCGCTTCCAGCTACAAGGATAAGCCCACCAATCCTCAGGAGTGTTTTATCGGGGAAATCGGTCTGACAGGTGAAATACGCCGTGTCAATCGGATCGAACAGCGCATCAATGAAGCGGCTAAGTTGGGATTTACAAAAGTCTATGCTCCCAAAAATTCCTTGACAGGTATCAAGGTCCCTAAAGAAATTATGGCTGTAGGAGTGACAACAATTGGTGAAGTTTTGCAAAAAGTATTTAATTAG
- a CDS encoding beta-class carbonic anhydrase has protein sequence MSYFQNFMKANKAYVDLHGTYHLPLRPKTKVAIVTCMDSRLHVAQALGLALGDAHILRNAGGRVTEDVIRSLVISQQQLGTREIVVLHHTDCGAQTFTNEEFTAQLKRDLGVDVGNQDFLPFTDIEDSVREDIALLKNSPLIPDTIEISGAIYDVDTGRMTEVQ, from the coding sequence ATGTCTTATTTTCAAAATTTTATGAAAGCTAATAAGGCCTATGTTGATTTACACGGGACTTATCATCTTCCTTTGCGACCAAAGACAAAGGTAGCAATTGTGACTTGCATGGATTCGCGCCTCCATGTTGCTCAGGCTTTGGGATTAGCTCTTGGTGATGCCCATATTTTGCGGAATGCGGGTGGTCGAGTGACCGAGGATGTGATCCGTTCTCTAGTTATTTCTCAACAACAGTTAGGAACACGGGAAATTGTAGTGCTTCACCATACAGATTGTGGTGCTCAGACCTTCACGAATGAGGAGTTTACAGCCCAGCTCAAGCGTGACTTAGGAGTGGATGTGGGAAATCAAGATTTTCTCCCGTTTACAGATATTGAAGATAGTGTCAGAGAAGATATTGCTCTGCTGAAAAACTCACCTCTCATACCAGATACTATTGAAATTTCAGGAGCAATTTATGATGTGGATACAGGGCGCATGACCGAGGTTCAATAA
- the gltX gene encoding glutamate--tRNA ligase: MSKPIRVRYAPSPTGLLHIGNARTALFNYLFARHYGGTFIIRIEDTDRKRHVEDGERSQLDNLRWLGIDWDESPETHENYRQSERLDIYQQYIDELLTSGKAYKSYVTEEELAAERERQEAAGETPRYVNEYLGMSADEKAAYIAEREAAGIVPTVRLAVNETGIYKWNDMVKGEIEFEGGNIGGDWVIQKRDGYPTYNFAVVVDDHLMEISHVIRGDDHIANTPKQLMVYEALGWEAPEFGHMTLIINSATGKKLSKRDTNTLAFIEDYRKKGYLPEAIFNFITLLGWTPGGEEEIFSKEEIIQLFDEKRLSKSPASFDPKKLAWMGNEYMKKADLETIFSLTKPFLEAANRLTDKAEKLVELYKPQMSSADEILPLTNLFFSDFPDLTEAEKEVMSAETVPTVLKALKEKLVAMTDEEFQPNNIFPQIKAVQKETGIKGKNLFMPIRIAVSGEMHGPELPNTIYLLGREKSIQHIDNMLNNL; the protein is encoded by the coding sequence ATGTCAAAACCAATTCGTGTGCGTTACGCACCTAGTCCAACAGGACTTTTACACATAGGAAATGCCCGTACAGCCTTATTTAATTACCTATTTGCCCGTCATTATGGTGGTACGTTTATCATTCGTATTGAAGATACTGACCGTAAGCGTCACGTAGAGGACGGAGAGCGTTCTCAGCTTGACAATTTACGTTGGTTGGGGATTGACTGGGATGAAAGTCCAGAAACGCATGAAAACTATCGTCAATCAGAGCGTTTAGATATTTACCAACAATACATTGATGAGCTATTGACTTCAGGAAAAGCTTATAAGTCTTATGTGACAGAAGAAGAGTTAGCGGCAGAGCGCGAACGCCAAGAAGCTGCCGGTGAAACTCCTCGCTATGTTAATGAGTACTTAGGTATGTCAGCAGATGAGAAAGCGGCTTACATTGCAGAGCGTGAGGCAGCGGGGATTGTTCCAACTGTTCGTTTGGCAGTCAATGAAACTGGTATCTACAAGTGGAATGACATGGTTAAAGGGGAGATTGAGTTTGAAGGTGGGAACATCGGTGGTGATTGGGTTATCCAGAAACGCGATGGTTATCCAACTTATAACTTTGCCGTGGTAGTTGATGACCATCTCATGGAAATCTCACATGTTATCCGTGGGGATGACCATATCGCCAACACACCAAAACAGCTCATGGTCTATGAAGCACTGGGCTGGGAAGCACCAGAATTTGGACACATGACCTTGATTATCAATTCTGCGACAGGTAAAAAATTGTCTAAACGTGACACTAATACTCTTGCTTTTATTGAAGACTATCGCAAGAAAGGCTACCTTCCAGAAGCCATCTTTAACTTTATCACACTTTTGGGCTGGACTCCCGGTGGTGAAGAAGAAATTTTCTCAAAAGAAGAGATTATTCAACTCTTTGATGAAAAACGCTTGAGCAAATCACCAGCCTCCTTTGATCCGAAGAAGTTAGCTTGGATGGGAAATGAGTACATGAAGAAGGCTGACTTGGAGACCATTTTCAGTTTGACTAAGCCATTCTTAGAAGCGGCGAATCGTTTGACGGATAAAGCAGAAAAATTGGTGGAGCTCTACAAGCCACAGATGTCCTCAGCAGATGAGATCCTTCCTTTGACAAATCTTTTCTTCTCTGATTTTCCAGATTTAACAGAAGCTGAAAAAGAGGTGATGTCAGCAGAAACAGTACCGACTGTTCTGAAGGCACTCAAAGAAAAATTAGTGGCAATGACAGATGAGGAGTTCCAACCAAATAACATCTTCCCACAAATCAAAGCCGTTCAAAAAGAGACAGGTATCAAGGGAAAGAATCTCTTTATGCCAATCCGTATTGCTGTTTCAGGTGAAATGCACGGTCCAGAATTACCAAATACGATTTACCTACTCGGTCGTGAAAAATCTATCCAACATATTGACAATATGTTGAATAATTTATAG